Proteins co-encoded in one Phalacrocorax carbo chromosome 5, bPhaCar2.1, whole genome shotgun sequence genomic window:
- the LOC135313429 gene encoding uncharacterized protein LOC135313429, with product MPEEVDTFWRGCQWEGCLPTNPNSFAVLTVKALLCRLGYENVVFEVERKRGWDTLLNAETHHYAMGLLAREMRGISRCLRYCIARYLVEQLNRKEPRWEVPAMALFLELLTACPDIRGWGVHILQFSPRYLRSECREMHCLVLRCFILLIDRPLMDASYVQLLSIRLFRDVMVIIAASGKKPLRAHIYQSLIPLLCCLHDENERVAEASRETLLQATEFLNKGKLRQLLEMEQTWAVAECLLAEHSSRADEYLRQSLLYLQSPQESVREVAVRFIALQGMTNDVSISVSNLAAQTLFLLRGTERNSSTSSRLLGMYDHLRSAWRRRPSLRGSGWLCCWSSAQS from the exons ATGCCAGAGGAGGTTGACACCTTCTGGAGGGGATGCCAGTGGGAAGGCTGCCTTCCCACCAACCCCAACAG CTTTGCAGTGCTGACCGTGAAAGCACTGCTCTGCCGTCTGGGGTATGAGAATGTGGTGTTTGAAGTGGAACGTAAGCGTGGCTGGGACACACTTCTCAACGCTGAGACCCACCACTACGCCATGGGCCTGCTGGCCAG AGAAATGCGTGGTATCTCGAGGTGCTTGCGTTACTGCATTGCACGATACCTGGTCGAGCAGCTCAACAGGAAGGAGCCACGCTGGGAGGTCCCTGCCATGGCGCTCTTTCTCGAG CTCTTGACCGCTTGCCCTGACATAAGGGGATGGGGTGTCCACATCCTGCAGTTCAGCCCAAGGTACCTGCGGAGTGAGTGCAGAGAGATGCATTGCCTGGTGCTCAGATGCTTCATCCTGCTCATCGATAGACCCTTAATG GACGCCAGCTATGTGCAACTGCTTTCCATTCGCCTCTTCCGAGACGTGATGGTGATTATAGCTGCATCGGGAAAAAAGCCACTGAGGGCACACATTTACCAGAGCCTGatccccctgctctgctgcctgcacgATGAGAACGAGCGCGTGGCAGAG gcctCTCGGGAAACCTTGCTTCAAGCTACCGAGTTCCTGAATAAGGGGAagctcaggcagctgctggagatGGAGCAGACATGGGCGGTCGCCGAGTGCCTG ctggcagagcacagcagcagagcagatgaGTACCTGCGCCAGTCCCTGCTGTACCTGCAGAGCCCACAGGAGTCCGTGCGAGAGGTGGCCGTCAGGTTCATTG CCCTTCAAGGCATGACAAATGATGTCAGCATCTCCGTCTCAAACCTGGCAGCTCAAACCCTGTTCCTGCTAAGAGGCACAGAGAGAAATTCTTCCACCAGCTCCAGGCTGCTGGGGATGTACGACCACCTCCGCAGCGCATGGAGGAGAAGGCCTTCTCTCCGGGGCAgtggctggctgtgctgctggagctctGCGCAGAGCTGA